A part of Armatimonadota bacterium genomic DNA contains:
- a CDS encoding NADH-quinone oxidoreductase subunit B family protein: MEIIDALPGGGIILTKVEEVLNWGRAASVWPLTFGLACCAIEMMQAYATRFDMDRMGIIPRATPRQADCIIVAGRATLKIAPIVRRLWEQMPEPKYVISMGSCATCGGPFYYDNYSILKGIDQVIPVDVYVPGCPPRPEALIEGFLKLQDKIRREPFLRRRVYAAAAAPQRS, from the coding sequence CTGGAGATCATCGACGCCCTGCCCGGCGGAGGCATCATCCTCACCAAAGTGGAGGAGGTCCTCAACTGGGGGCGGGCGGCGTCGGTGTGGCCCCTGACCTTCGGGCTGGCCTGCTGCGCCATCGAGATGATGCAGGCGTACGCCACCCGGTTCGACATGGACCGGATGGGCATCATTCCCCGGGCCACTCCCCGGCAGGCCGACTGCATCATCGTGGCCGGGCGGGCCACCCTCAAGATCGCCCCCATCGTGCGCCGCCTGTGGGAGCAGATGCCCGAGCCCAAGTACGTGATCTCCATGGGCTCCTGCGCCACCTGCGGCGGACCCTTCTATTACGACAACTACTCCATCCTCAAGGGCATCGACCAGGTGATCCCCGTGGACGTCTACGTCCCCGGCTGCCCGCCGCGGCCGGAGGCGCTGATCGAGGGATTCCTCAAGCTGCAGGACAAGATCCGCCGGGAGCCGTTCCTGCGGCGACGCGTCTACGCCGCGGCCGCCGCCCCGCAGAGGTCCTAG
- a CDS encoding transketolase: MTRDQLWQELAAQLRVDSIRATTEAGSGHPTSCLSAADLMAVLLAGYLRYDVHDPRHPARDHLVFSKGHAAPLLYAMWKAAGALTDQELLTLRRFGSRLEGHPTPALPWVEVATGSLGQGLAIGVGMALAARYLDRVPSRIWVLCGDSEMAEGAVWEAVEHAAYYRLGNLICIVDVNRLGQRGPTMWGWDTSAYARRARAFGWQALEIDGHNLEEIDRAFAQAAASAGGDVPTMILARTRKGRGVAAVEDAEGWHGRALPREVAQQAVADLGGERHLVVEVSRPPSLTPAPRPPAAPLQLPAYRVGDLVATRRAYGDALVAVGAARPEVVVLDGEVNNSTYAEDFARAYPDRYFEMFIAEQQMVAAAVGLQVRGYAPFASSFAAFLTRAYDFIRMAAVSRASIRLVGSHAGVSIGWDGPSQMGLEDLAMMRAVGGSTVLYPCDANQTAALVAEMVDRPGIVYLRTTREKTPVIYPPGRRFPVGGSCVVRRSERDAVTVVAAGITVHEALRAADRLAEEGIAVRVIDAYSVKPLDAATIRQAARETGAVVTAEDHWPEGGLGEAVLAALAEAGDPLPPVRVLGVRGMPGSGTPDELLDAAGISARHIADAVRALVGARGAASGRR, encoded by the coding sequence ATGACCCGAGACCAGCTGTGGCAGGAGCTGGCGGCGCAGCTGCGGGTGGACAGCATCCGGGCCACCACCGAGGCCGGCTCCGGCCATCCCACCTCGTGCCTGTCGGCGGCCGACCTGATGGCGGTCCTGCTGGCCGGGTACCTGCGGTACGACGTCCACGACCCGCGCCACCCGGCCCGCGACCACCTGGTGTTCTCCAAGGGGCATGCGGCGCCGCTGCTGTACGCCATGTGGAAGGCCGCCGGCGCCCTGACGGATCAGGAGCTGCTGACCCTGCGCCGGTTCGGCAGCCGCCTGGAGGGACACCCCACCCCGGCCCTGCCCTGGGTGGAGGTGGCCACCGGGTCGCTGGGGCAGGGGCTGGCCATCGGGGTGGGGATGGCCCTTGCCGCCCGCTACCTGGACCGGGTGCCGTCCCGGATCTGGGTCCTGTGCGGGGACAGCGAGATGGCCGAAGGGGCGGTGTGGGAGGCGGTGGAGCACGCCGCGTACTACCGCCTGGGCAACCTGATCTGCATCGTGGACGTCAACCGGCTGGGCCAGCGGGGGCCCACCATGTGGGGGTGGGATACGTCCGCCTATGCCCGGCGCGCCCGGGCCTTCGGGTGGCAGGCCCTGGAGATCGACGGCCACAACCTGGAGGAGATTGACCGGGCCTTTGCCCAGGCGGCCGCGTCCGCCGGTGGCGACGTACCCACCATGATCCTGGCCCGCACCCGGAAGGGCCGCGGCGTGGCGGCCGTGGAGGACGCCGAGGGATGGCACGGCAGAGCCCTGCCCCGGGAGGTGGCCCAACAGGCCGTCGCCGACCTGGGAGGCGAGCGGCATCTGGTGGTGGAGGTGTCCCGGCCGCCGTCCCTGACGCCGGCTCCCCGCCCGCCGGCCGCTCCGCTCCAGCTCCCGGCGTACCGGGTGGGCGACCTGGTGGCCACCCGGCGCGCCTACGGCGACGCGCTGGTGGCGGTGGGCGCCGCCCGGCCCGAGGTGGTGGTCCTGGACGGCGAGGTGAACAACTCCACCTACGCCGAGGACTTCGCCCGCGCCTATCCCGACCGCTACTTCGAGATGTTCATCGCCGAGCAGCAGATGGTGGCGGCGGCGGTGGGGCTGCAGGTCCGGGGGTACGCGCCGTTCGCGTCCTCCTTTGCGGCGTTCCTGACGCGGGCCTATGACTTCATCCGCATGGCCGCCGTGTCCCGGGCCAGCATCCGGCTGGTGGGCTCCCACGCCGGGGTGTCCATCGGGTGGGACGGGCCGTCCCAGATGGGCCTGGAGGACCTGGCCATGATGCGGGCCGTGGGCGGCAGCACCGTCCTGTACCCGTGCGACGCCAACCAGACCGCCGCCCTGGTGGCGGAGATGGTGGACCGTCCGGGCATCGTCTACCTGCGCACCACCCGGGAGAAGACGCCGGTGATCTACCCGCCCGGGCGCCGCTTCCCCGTGGGGGGGAGCTGCGTGGTCCGCCGCTCCGAGCGGGATGCCGTCACCGTGGTGGCGGCGGGGATCACCGTGCACGAGGCCCTGCGGGCGGCCGACCGGCTGGCCGAGGAGGGAATTGCGGTCCGGGTGATTGACGCCTACTCGGTCAAGCCCCTGGACGCCGCCACGATCCGACAGGCGGCCCGGGAGACCGGCGCGGTGGTGACGGCGGAGGACCACTGGCCCGAAGGCGGCCTGGGGGAGGCGGTCCTGGCGGCGCTGGCGGAGGCGGGGGACCCCCTGCCGCCGGTGCGGGTGCTGGGCGTGCGCGGGATGCCGGGGTCGGGGACGCCCGACGAGCTGCTGGACGCCGCCGGGATCAGCGCCCGGCACATCGCCGATGCCGTCCGGGCGCTGGTCGGGGCGCGGGGGGCCGCGTCCGGTCGCAGGTGA
- the add gene encoding adenosine deaminase, translated as MTDPATTDVIRQLPKVELHLHLETSLRLRRLARRSGEAGRPAAALVADPARFSGYDRLRRIRHLSRAGIPDELYTAENIEAITAELLREAAAHHVRYLEVRVGGRRGFERLGIRPMLEAMARARQRAAAETGVRCGIVVTVVRERGPEEAVRRVREALACRDCGVVGVDLAGDEENFPPALFARAMDVARDGGLGITVHAGEFSGPASVWTAVYQLGAHRIGHGIRAAEDPDLLELLRERQVTLEVCPTSNIALGLCASPSSHPVGRLLAAGVPVTVSSDDPLLLGTDISRELALVASACRLGPEGVAGLILQAARAAFLPPAERAGLVAEIESSLGAALASDARTGLS; from the coding sequence GTGACAGATCCGGCTACCACCGACGTCATCCGTCAGCTTCCCAAGGTCGAGCTCCACCTTCACCTGGAGACGTCGCTGAGGCTGCGCCGCCTCGCCCGCCGATCCGGGGAGGCCGGCCGGCCGGCGGCGGCCCTGGTGGCGGATCCCGCGCGCTTTTCCGGGTACGATCGGCTGCGCAGGATCCGCCACCTCAGCCGGGCGGGAATTCCCGACGAGCTGTACACCGCCGAGAACATCGAGGCCATCACGGCGGAGCTGCTCCGGGAGGCGGCCGCCCACCACGTCCGGTACCTGGAGGTGCGGGTGGGGGGGCGGCGCGGCTTTGAGCGGCTGGGGATCCGGCCCATGCTGGAGGCCATGGCCCGGGCGCGGCAGCGGGCGGCCGCGGAGACGGGCGTCCGGTGCGGCATCGTGGTGACCGTGGTCCGCGAGCGGGGTCCGGAGGAGGCGGTGCGCCGGGTGCGGGAGGCCCTCGCGTGCCGGGACTGTGGGGTGGTGGGGGTGGACCTCGCCGGCGACGAGGAGAACTTTCCCCCGGCGCTGTTCGCCCGGGCCATGGATGTGGCGCGGGACGGCGGGCTGGGGATCACCGTGCACGCCGGCGAGTTCTCCGGCCCGGCCAGCGTCTGGACCGCCGTCTACCAGCTGGGGGCCCACCGCATCGGCCACGGGATCCGCGCTGCCGAGGACCCCGACCTGCTGGAGCTGTTGCGCGAGCGGCAGGTGACCCTGGAGGTCTGCCCCACCAGCAACATCGCCCTGGGACTGTGCGCCTCGCCGTCGTCCCACCCGGTGGGCCGCCTGCTGGCGGCCGGCGTGCCGGTGACGGTGAGCAGCGACGATCCCCTGCTGCTGGGCACGGACATCTCCCGCGAGCTGGCCCTGGTGGCCTCCGCGTGCCGGTTGGGGCCGGAGGGCGTGGCGGGCCTGATCCTGCAGGCCGCCCGTGCCGCCTTTCTCCCGCCCGCCGAGCGCGCGGGTCTGGTGGCGGAGATCGAGTCGTCGCTGGGGGCCGCCCTGGCCTCCGATGCCCGCACGGGGCTTTCTTGA
- a CDS encoding SUF system NifU family Fe-S cluster assembly protein, with protein MGLDDLYREVILDHYSHPRNRGELPDPDIRVEGANPLCGDELAIYVKLSGDTVADARFTGRGCSISQASASMMTEQIKGKTLAQARALVARFRGMMHGEPVSEEELGDLVALQGVRKFPVRIKCATLAWVALEQGMDEYAAGRGAVTARTTTET; from the coding sequence ATGGGCCTGGACGATCTGTACCGCGAGGTCATCCTGGACCACTACAGCCATCCGCGCAACCGCGGAGAGCTGCCCGACCCCGACATCAGGGTGGAGGGGGCCAATCCCCTGTGCGGGGATGAGCTGGCCATCTACGTGAAGCTCTCGGGTGACACGGTGGCCGATGCCCGGTTCACCGGCCGGGGCTGTTCCATCAGCCAGGCCTCGGCGTCGATGATGACCGAGCAGATCAAGGGCAAGACCCTCGCCCAGGCCCGCGCCCTGGTGGCCCGTTTCAGGGGCATGATGCACGGCGAGCCCGTCTCGGAGGAGGAACTGGGCGACCTGGTGGCCCTGCAGGGCGTGCGCAAGTTTCCGGTGAGAATCAAGTGCGCCACCCTTGCGTGGGTGGCTCTGGAGCAGGGGATGGACGAGTACGCGGCGGGCCGGGGCGCCGTCACCGCCCGGACGACCACGGAGACATGA
- a CDS encoding cysteine desulfurase, translating into MVPETVRADFPILARRVHGKPLVYLDSAATSQKPRQVLDALVRYYTEYNANVHRGIYALAEEATRRYEQARAAVAAFIGAPRPEEVVFTRGTTEAINLVAYTWARATLRPGDEIILTEMEHHSNLVPWQLVAEQTGAVLRFVPFDGQGLLDLDAYDRLLGERTRLVAVTHQSNVLGTINPIREIAARARAVGARVLVDGAQAAPHMPVNVAELGVDFYALSAHKMCGPTGAGALWARYELLESMPPFHGGGEMILLVQLEKSTFKDPPHKFEAGTPNIADCIVWAEAIDYLQRIGMEAIREHERRLVAYALDRLAEVPGITVYGPREMNVRGGAVAFWMDVAHPHDVAQVLDQEGIAVRAGHHCAQPLHRRLGVPATVRASVYLYNTESDIDALVRGLHAVRHLFAPRPAPA; encoded by the coding sequence ATGGTGCCCGAGACGGTCCGGGCCGACTTTCCCATCCTGGCGCGGCGGGTCCACGGCAAACCCCTGGTGTACCTGGACAGCGCCGCCACCTCCCAGAAGCCCCGGCAGGTCCTGGACGCCCTGGTGCGCTACTACACCGAGTACAACGCCAACGTCCACCGCGGGATCTACGCCCTGGCCGAGGAGGCGACCCGCCGGTACGAGCAGGCCCGCGCCGCCGTGGCGGCGTTCATCGGGGCGCCGCGGCCGGAAGAGGTGGTGTTCACCCGGGGCACCACCGAGGCCATCAACCTGGTGGCGTATACCTGGGCGCGCGCCACCCTGCGCCCGGGCGACGAGATCATCCTCACCGAGATGGAGCACCACAGCAACCTGGTCCCCTGGCAGCTGGTGGCCGAGCAGACCGGGGCCGTGCTGCGCTTCGTGCCCTTCGACGGCCAGGGTCTGCTGGACCTGGACGCCTACGACCGGCTGCTGGGGGAGCGCACCCGCCTGGTGGCGGTCACCCACCAGTCCAACGTCCTCGGCACCATCAACCCCATCCGGGAAATCGCCGCCCGAGCCCGCGCGGTGGGGGCCCGGGTCCTGGTGGACGGCGCCCAGGCCGCCCCCCACATGCCGGTGAACGTGGCCGAGCTGGGGGTGGACTTTTACGCCCTGTCGGCCCACAAGATGTGCGGCCCCACCGGCGCGGGGGCCCTGTGGGCGCGCTACGAGCTGCTGGAGTCCATGCCGCCCTTCCACGGGGGCGGGGAGATGATCCTCCTGGTGCAGCTGGAGAAGTCCACCTTCAAGGACCCGCCCCACAAGTTTGAAGCCGGCACCCCCAACATCGCCGACTGCATCGTGTGGGCTGAGGCCATCGACTACCTGCAGCGCATCGGCATGGAGGCCATCCGGGAACACGAACGGCGCCTGGTGGCCTACGCCCTGGACCGCCTGGCCGAGGTGCCCGGGATCACCGTGTACGGCCCCCGGGAGATGAACGTGCGGGGCGGGGCCGTGGCCTTCTGGATGGACGTGGCGCACCCCCACGACGTGGCCCAGGTTCTCGACCAGGAGGGGATCGCGGTCCGCGCCGGGCACCACTGCGCCCAGCCCCTGCACCGGCGCCTGGGCGTGCCGGCCACGGTGCGGGCCAGCGTCTACCTCTACAACACCGAATCCGACATCGACGCCCTGGTCCGGGGCCTCCACGCGGTGCGGCACCTGTTCGCGCCCCGCCCGGCCCCGGCCTGA
- the sufC gene encoding Fe-S cluster assembly ATPase SufC has translation MADLEIRDLTVQVEDKVILKGVTLSLNRGEIHALMGPNGSGKSTLANVLMGNPFYQVVRGEVLFKGEDLLAMPPDERARKGLFIAFQYPVAIPGVTMSSFLRTAVSARRGYQKELMPVGEFQKLLRQKLQDLRIEPDIVARYVNEGFSGGEKKRAEILQMALLEPEIAILDETDSGLDIDSVKVVAEGVSRMFEQARGHLGILVITHYSRILQYIRPSQVHVMFDGRIVVSGGPELADELEQAGYEGIKAQVDVVAAEVATSGAVRRAGKVFWVAH, from the coding sequence ATGGCTGACCTGGAGATCCGGGATCTGACCGTGCAGGTGGAGGACAAGGTGATCCTCAAGGGGGTGACGCTGAGCCTCAACCGGGGCGAGATTCACGCCCTGATGGGGCCCAACGGGTCGGGCAAGTCCACCCTGGCCAACGTCCTGATGGGCAACCCCTTCTACCAGGTGGTGCGCGGGGAAGTGCTGTTCAAGGGTGAGGACCTGCTGGCGATGCCGCCCGACGAACGGGCCCGCAAGGGCCTGTTCATCGCCTTCCAGTACCCGGTGGCCATTCCCGGCGTGACCATGAGCAGCTTCCTGCGCACCGCCGTCTCCGCCCGCCGGGGGTACCAGAAGGAGTTGATGCCGGTGGGGGAGTTTCAGAAACTGCTGCGCCAGAAACTCCAGGACCTGCGGATCGAGCCCGACATCGTCGCCCGCTACGTGAACGAGGGGTTCAGCGGGGGCGAGAAGAAGCGGGCCGAGATCCTGCAGATGGCCCTGCTGGAGCCCGAGATTGCCATCCTGGACGAGACCGACTCGGGGCTGGACATCGACTCGGTGAAGGTGGTGGCCGAAGGGGTGAGCCGGATGTTCGAGCAGGCCCGGGGGCACCTGGGGATCCTGGTGATCACCCACTACTCCCGGATCCTCCAGTACATCCGGCCGTCCCAGGTCCACGTGATGTTTGACGGGCGCATCGTGGTCTCGGGCGGCCCCGAATTGGCCGACGAGCTGGAGCAGGCCGGGTACGAGGGGATCAAGGCCCAGGTGGACGTGGTGGCCGCTGAAGTGGCCACCTCGGGCGCCGTCCGCCGGGCTGGCAAGGTGTTCTGGGTCGCCCACTGA
- the sufD gene encoding Fe-S cluster assembly protein SufD, with amino-acid sequence MGERTTPVIPVARDAILSLAARLDEPAWLREARLAAWDLLGSLPPPSPTDEEWRRTDPGILSLDGLHLGGPEPSGPLPAALEDVLGRWPSPAAVLVYRNSRLVRADLSPDLAARGVVAADLSAAAHAHADLVRRWLMTEAVRPQEGYVTALHAAARTGGPALVVPDGVEVAEPVLVATWIDGDRLALAPHLLVVAGRGSRVTVMAATGSGAGEWAALALPVAEVILGDGAQVRLVTLHVAGPHVREVGILRAVLGRDSTLHTLQAALGGRVLKMRVESILAGPGASAEMLGVVFGDDGQHVDIRTLQEHRAPHTLSDLLFKNAVRDRAHSIFSGLIRVHYGAQKTNAFQANRNLILSEGAKADSIPNLEIMANDLRCTHGSATSRLSEDHLFYLMSRGLTRSQAVRMVVEGFFAEVLDRVPLAPVRDLLAERIGAKMAT; translated from the coding sequence ATGGGCGAGAGGACGACGCCGGTCATCCCTGTCGCGCGCGACGCCATCCTGTCGCTGGCGGCGCGCCTGGACGAGCCCGCCTGGCTGCGGGAGGCGCGGCTGGCGGCCTGGGACCTTCTGGGGAGCCTCCCGCCTCCGTCGCCCACCGACGAGGAGTGGCGGCGCACCGATCCGGGGATCCTGTCCCTGGACGGTCTGCACCTGGGCGGACCCGAGCCCTCCGGCCCTCTCCCCGCCGCCCTGGAGGACGTGCTGGGCCGGTGGCCGTCGCCGGCTGCCGTGCTGGTGTACCGCAACAGCCGTCTCGTGCGCGCGGACCTGTCCCCCGATCTGGCCGCCCGGGGGGTCGTCGCCGCCGACCTGTCCGCGGCCGCGCACGCCCACGCCGACCTGGTGCGCCGGTGGCTCATGACCGAGGCCGTCCGCCCCCAGGAGGGCTACGTGACCGCCCTCCACGCCGCCGCCCGGACCGGAGGCCCCGCGCTGGTCGTCCCCGACGGCGTCGAGGTCGCCGAGCCCGTCCTGGTGGCGACGTGGATCGACGGCGACCGCCTGGCCCTGGCCCCCCACCTTCTGGTGGTGGCGGGGCGGGGCAGCCGGGTGACCGTGATGGCCGCCACCGGGTCCGGGGCGGGCGAGTGGGCCGCCCTGGCCCTGCCGGTCGCCGAGGTCATCCTGGGCGACGGCGCCCAGGTGCGGCTGGTGACGCTGCACGTGGCCGGTCCCCATGTCCGCGAGGTCGGGATCCTGCGGGCGGTCCTGGGCCGGGACAGCACCCTGCACACCCTGCAGGCGGCCCTGGGGGGACGGGTCCTCAAGATGCGGGTGGAGTCGATCCTGGCGGGGCCGGGGGCCAGCGCGGAGATGCTGGGGGTGGTGTTCGGGGACGACGGGCAGCACGTGGACATCCGCACCCTCCAGGAGCACCGGGCACCCCATACCCTCTCCGACCTCCTGTTCAAGAACGCCGTGCGGGACCGCGCCCACAGCATCTTCTCGGGGCTGATCCGGGTCCACTACGGGGCGCAGAAAACCAACGCCTTCCAGGCCAACCGGAACCTCATCCTCAGCGAGGGGGCCAAGGCCGACAGCATCCCCAATCTGGAGATCATGGCCAACGACCTGCGCTGCACCCACGGCTCGGCCACCAGCCGGCTCAGCGAGGACCACCTGTTCTACCTCATGAGCCGGGGCTTGACCCGCTCCCAGGCGGTGCGCATGGTGGTAGAGGGGTTCTTCGCCGAGGTGCTGGACCGGGTGCCCCTGGCGCCGGTGCGGGATCTGCTGGCCGAGCGGATCGGCGCCAAGATGGCGACATGA
- a CDS encoding NADH-quinone oxidoreductase subunit I, giving the protein MSVQSNGRKNLATLAWEGARGLVVGLRATWRTLVERKVTVPYPVQKVNVSPRWHGLLALPIDPETDNDRCIICFQCERVCPDRCIHIEATGKGKDRVLTRFDIEMDKCCYCGLCVEVCPTEAIVFVPHYEASTYNRARLLYTLEDLHRAAPKEPIATGVVKVRR; this is encoded by the coding sequence ATGAGCGTGCAGAGCAACGGTCGGAAGAACCTGGCCACCCTGGCGTGGGAGGGGGCCCGGGGGCTGGTGGTGGGCCTGCGGGCGACGTGGCGGACCCTGGTGGAGCGCAAGGTCACGGTGCCGTATCCCGTGCAGAAGGTCAACGTCTCTCCCCGCTGGCACGGGCTGCTGGCCCTGCCCATCGACCCGGAGACCGACAACGACCGCTGCATCATCTGCTTCCAGTGCGAGCGGGTGTGCCCGGACCGGTGCATCCACATCGAGGCCACGGGCAAGGGCAAGGACCGTGTTCTCACCCGCTTTGACATCGAGATGGACAAGTGCTGCTACTGCGGGCTGTGCGTGGAGGTGTGTCCCACCGAGGCCATCGTGTTCGTCCCTCACTACGAGGCCAGCACCTACAACCGGGCCCGCCTCCTGTACACCCTGGAGGACCTCCACCGGGCGGCGCCCAAGGAGCCCATCGCCACCGGCGTGGTGAAGGTGAGGAGGTAG
- the sufB gene encoding Fe-S cluster assembly protein SufB, with protein sequence MAVTNPLGIDLDKYKWGFREPEKYVYKARKGLDRQVVEEISALKGEPDWMRAFRLHAYEHFIRRPLPTWGADLSQIDFDEIYYYIKPTEKQARSWEELPEEIKRTYDRLGIPEAERKFLAGVGAQYESEVVYHNLKEEWERLGVIFVDTDTAVRQYPDLVREYFGTVVPPEDNKFAALNSAVWSGGSFIYVPEGVRVDIPLQAYFRINAQNVGQFERTLIICEPGSYVHYVEGCTAPIYTTDSLHSAVVEIIVKEGARCRYTTIQNWSTNVYNLVTKRAVAYRDATMEWIDGNLGSKITMKYPSVYMVEPGAKAEILSVAFAGRGQHQDPGGKVIHAAPYTQSVVVSKSIAKDGGRAGYRGLVKIYPGAKGSRSAVRCDALILDDRSRSDTYPTMEIDEADVSITHEATVSKVSDEQLFYLMSRGIKEDEAMNMIVRGFVEPIVKELPLEYAVELNRLIALEMEGSVG encoded by the coding sequence ATGGCGGTCACCAATCCGCTGGGCATCGACCTGGACAAGTACAAGTGGGGGTTCCGGGAGCCGGAGAAGTATGTCTACAAGGCCCGCAAGGGTCTGGACCGGCAGGTGGTGGAGGAGATCTCCGCCCTCAAGGGCGAACCCGACTGGATGCGGGCGTTCCGGCTGCACGCCTACGAGCACTTCATCCGCCGGCCCCTGCCCACCTGGGGGGCCGACCTGTCCCAGATCGACTTCGACGAGATCTACTACTACATCAAGCCCACCGAGAAGCAGGCCCGCTCCTGGGAGGAGCTGCCCGAGGAGATCAAGCGCACCTACGACCGGCTGGGGATCCCCGAGGCCGAGCGCAAGTTCCTGGCCGGGGTGGGAGCCCAGTACGAGTCGGAGGTGGTCTACCACAACCTCAAGGAGGAGTGGGAGCGCCTGGGCGTCATCTTCGTGGACACCGACACGGCGGTGCGCCAGTACCCCGACCTGGTGCGGGAGTACTTCGGCACCGTGGTGCCTCCCGAGGACAACAAGTTCGCGGCCCTCAACAGCGCCGTCTGGTCCGGCGGGTCGTTCATCTACGTGCCCGAGGGCGTGCGGGTGGACATCCCCCTGCAGGCCTACTTCCGCATCAACGCCCAGAACGTGGGGCAGTTCGAGCGCACCCTGATCATCTGCGAGCCCGGCTCCTACGTGCACTACGTGGAGGGCTGCACGGCGCCCATCTACACCACCGACTCCCTGCACAGCGCGGTGGTGGAGATCATCGTCAAGGAGGGCGCCCGCTGCCGGTACACCACCATCCAGAACTGGTCCACCAACGTCTACAACCTGGTGACCAAGCGGGCGGTGGCGTACCGGGACGCCACCATGGAGTGGATCGACGGGAATCTGGGGAGCAAGATCACCATGAAGTACCCCAGCGTCTACATGGTGGAGCCCGGCGCCAAGGCCGAGATCCTGTCGGTGGCCTTCGCCGGCCGCGGGCAGCACCAGGACCCCGGCGGGAAGGTGATCCACGCGGCCCCCTACACCCAGTCGGTGGTGGTCAGCAAGTCCATCGCCAAGGACGGCGGGCGGGCCGGCTACCGGGGTCTGGTCAAGATCTACCCGGGGGCCAAGGGCAGCCGGTCGGCGGTCCGGTGCGACGCCCTGATCCTGGATGACCGCAGCCGCAGCGATACGTACCCGACCATGGAGATCGACGAGGCGGATGTGTCCATCACCCACGAGGCCACCGTGAGCAAGGTCTCCGACGAGCAGCTGTTCTACCTGATGAGCCGCGGGATCAAGGAAGACGAGGCCATGAACATGATCGTCCGGGGATTCGTGGAGCCCATCGTCAAGGAGCTCCCCCTGGAGTACGCGGTGGAGCTGAACCGCCTGATCGCCCTGGAGATGGAAGGCTCCGTCGGCTAG
- a CDS encoding NADH-quinone oxidoreductase subunit D yields the protein MPLHTEELMLNMGPQHPSTHGVLRMVVTLDGENIVDVQPDIGYLHSSVEKMMEHRTYLQNIALVDRGMDYLAAMANEEVWVLAVERLGRIDVPERARYIRTIMLELQRISSHLLWLGTFGIDLGAFTAFLWCMRERERIMDLFESATGGRLHHVYFRIGGVYDDLPEGWTDRCAEFCDYLLDRLPEYDELLTGNPIFVARTQGVGVLPRERAIAMGASGPVARASGLAYDVRQAHPYEVYDRVQFDIPVRTEGDCYARYLVRMEEMRQSVRIIRQCLEQMPAGEIRSKVAVTLRLPKGEVYARTESPRGDLGIYLVSDGGERPYRVKIRAPAFSNLYALTEMMRGWKVADVIAILGSIDIVLSDVDR from the coding sequence ATGCCGCTGCACACCGAAGAGCTGATGCTCAACATGGGGCCCCAGCATCCCAGCACCCACGGGGTGCTGCGGATGGTGGTGACCCTCGACGGCGAGAACATCGTGGACGTGCAGCCCGACATCGGCTACCTGCACTCCTCGGTGGAGAAGATGATGGAGCACCGCACCTACCTCCAGAACATCGCCCTGGTGGACCGGGGGATGGACTACCTGGCGGCGATGGCCAACGAGGAGGTGTGGGTGCTGGCGGTGGAGCGCCTGGGCCGCATCGACGTCCCCGAGCGGGCCCGCTACATCCGCACCATCATGCTGGAGTTGCAGCGCATCAGCAGCCACCTGCTGTGGCTGGGGACCTTTGGCATCGATCTGGGAGCCTTCACGGCCTTTCTGTGGTGCATGCGGGAGCGCGAGCGGATCATGGACCTGTTCGAGTCCGCCACCGGCGGACGCCTCCACCACGTGTACTTCCGTATCGGCGGGGTGTACGACGATCTGCCCGAGGGGTGGACCGACCGCTGCGCCGAGTTCTGCGACTACCTGCTGGACCGGCTGCCCGAGTACGACGAGCTGCTCACCGGCAACCCCATCTTCGTGGCCCGCACCCAGGGGGTGGGGGTGCTGCCCCGGGAGCGGGCCATCGCCATGGGCGCGTCGGGTCCGGTGGCGCGGGCGTCGGGGCTCGCCTATGACGTGCGCCAGGCCCACCCGTACGAGGTGTACGACCGGGTGCAGTTCGACATCCCCGTGCGCACCGAGGGCGACTGCTACGCCCGCTACCTGGTGCGCATGGAGGAGATGCGCCAGAGCGTCCGCATCATCCGGCAGTGCCTGGAGCAGATGCCGGCGGGGGAGATCCGCTCCAAGGTGGCCGTGACGCTGCGGCTGCCCAAGGGCGAGGTCTATGCCCGCACCGAGTCGCCCCGGGGAGACCTGGGCATCTACCTGGTCAGCGACGGCGGGGAGCGACCCTACCGGGTGAAGATCCGCGCCCCGGCCTTCAGCAACCTGTACGCCCTGACGGAGATGATGCGCGGGTGGAAGGTGGCCGACGTCATCGCGATCCTGGGCAGCATCGACATCGTGCTGTCGGACGTGGACCGCTGA
- a CDS encoding non-heme iron oxygenase ferredoxin subunit gives MTGATSEFVPVAAVDEIPPGTARVVTLEGRRIAVFNVGGTYYAIDDTCTHEEASLASGALYGDIVACPRHGSRFHLPTGRVLSLPAVIPVNTYPVQVADGQVCVQPVPRRGRGMPHKT, from the coding sequence ATGACCGGGGCGACGTCGGAATTCGTGCCCGTGGCGGCCGTGGACGAGATTCCCCCGGGCACGGCCCGGGTGGTGACGCTGGAGGGCCGGCGCATCGCGGTCTTCAACGTGGGCGGGACGTACTACGCCATCGACGACACCTGCACCCACGAGGAGGCGTCGCTGGCCAGCGGGGCCCTGTACGGCGACATCGTGGCGTGTCCGCGGCACGGGTCGCGGTTTCACCTGCCCACCGGGCGCGTGCTGTCCCTGCCGGCCGTGATCCCGGTCAACACGTATCCGGTCCAGGTGGCCGACGGGCAGGTCTGTGTGCAGCCGGTCCCCCGGCGGGGCCGCGGGATGCCCCACAAGACCTGA